A stretch of Hippoglossus hippoglossus isolate fHipHip1 chromosome 20, fHipHip1.pri, whole genome shotgun sequence DNA encodes these proteins:
- the si:ch73-206p6.1 gene encoding phospholipid scramblase 1, whose translation MDMYAVPSPEIPGCPPGLEYLTQVDQLLIKQKVEVVEALVGFESNNKYEVRNAMGQNVFYAVEENDCLSRQCCGPMRSFTIHVLDNYGQEVITVTRPLKCMSCCFPCCLQELEVQSPPGNTVGYVVQQWHPFSPKFLVTDEHCEPVLKIHGPFCGWSCLPDVDFEILTMDEVSKIGKISKQWTGLLREMFTDADNFGIQFPMDLDVRMKAVMIGACFLIDFMFFETTN comes from the exons ATGGATATGTATGCTGTGCCCAGCCCGGAGATACCAGGCTGCCCCCCAGGACTAGAATACCTGACCCAG GTGGACCAGCTGCTCATCAAACAGAAAGTGGAAGTTGTTGAAG CCCTCGTCGGTTTCGAGAGCAACAACAAGTATGAAGTCCGCAACGCCATGGGTCAGAACGTGTTCTACGCCGTCGAGGAGAACGACTGCCTGAGTCGACAGTGCTGCGGCCCCATGCGCTCCTTCACCATCCACGTGCTCGACAATTACGGACAGGAGGTCATCACCGTCACCAGGCCACTGAAGTGCATGTCTTGCTGCTTCCCTTGCTGTTTGCAAGAG CTGGAGGTGCAGTCCCCCCCTGGTAACACAGTGGGGTACGTTGTACAACAGTGGCATCCGTTCTCCCCTAAATTCCTGGTTACGGACGAACACTGCGAGCCTGTGCTGAAGATCCATGGGCCCTTCTGTGGATGGAGCTGCCTCCCAGATGTTGACTTTGAG ATTCTCACCATGGATGAAGTCAGTAAAATCGGGAAGATCAGTAAACAGTGGACGGGACTTCTGCGGGAAATGTTCACAGATGCAGACAACTTTGGCATCCAGTTCCCCATGGACCTGGACGTGAGGATGAAGGCTGTGATGATCGGCGCATGTTTCCTCATC gATTTCATGTTCTTTGAGACGACTAACTAG